One window of the Niallia circulans genome contains the following:
- a CDS encoding SIS domain-containing protein, whose translation MSEAKNYLEAIQAEMNQLINHISIANLEEAKSCIINAGKKGKRLHLTGIGKPSYVARYSASLLSSTGTPAYFLDGTEAIHGSSGQVVEGDVVIAISNSGETEELKKTIHTLRENGAIIISLTGNLQSSIARQSDFAIFAGVSKEGDGLNKPPRASVVAELLVLQTLSVLLQNEIGLDAQTYVKWHPGGTLGQSIK comes from the coding sequence ATGAGTGAGGCGAAGAACTATTTAGAAGCGATACAAGCAGAGATGAATCAATTAATCAATCATATTTCCATAGCTAATCTAGAAGAAGCAAAGTCCTGTATTATTAATGCTGGAAAAAAAGGAAAACGATTACATCTCACTGGTATTGGAAAACCTAGCTATGTTGCCCGTTATAGTGCATCTTTATTATCCTCTACCGGAACTCCAGCCTACTTTTTAGATGGAACAGAAGCAATTCATGGCTCGTCGGGTCAAGTAGTGGAAGGAGATGTCGTAATTGCCATTTCCAATAGTGGAGAGACAGAGGAATTAAAAAAGACGATTCACACTTTAAGAGAAAATGGGGCAATTATCATTTCCCTTACAGGGAATCTGCAGTCCTCGATTGCTCGGCAAAGCGACTTTGCAATTTTTGCAGGTGTATCAAAGGAGGGGGATGGTCTTAATAAGCCTCCTAGAGCTTCTGTTGTTGCTGAACTGCTTGTACTGCAAACCTTATCAGTATTACTTCAAAATGAGATAGGCTTGGATGCACAAACTTATGTAAAGTGGCATCCAGGTGGAACCCTTGGACAATCCATTAAATAA
- the dapA gene encoding 4-hydroxy-tetrahydrodipicolinate synthase encodes MRPSGIITAMVTPFDQEQKIDIQATRNLVNRLIRSKVAGLFILGTNGEFHVLSREEKVEFASLVINETNKRVPIFVGTGGNNTAEVISLSKEMEKLGADALSVITPYFLSLTEDELYHHYKKIAESVSTPILLYNIPKNTGIHLSPPLVARLAKVDNIVGIKDSSGDIENIKNYISVTKEEAFSVLSGSDSLILKALDEGATGAIAATSNLLTYIDVSIYKHWQKGERQEAEEAQQSLEELRRVLKLGSTPSILKKAMELAQIPVGPARYPILEPKSDVIEEINSVIAAYLQKYHQLSYEGAAIHVQK; translated from the coding sequence ATGAGGCCTAGTGGAATCATCACGGCAATGGTTACCCCTTTCGATCAGGAGCAAAAGATAGATATACAAGCAACACGTAATCTAGTAAATCGCTTAATCCGTTCAAAGGTGGCTGGATTATTTATTTTAGGTACGAATGGAGAATTTCATGTTTTATCAAGAGAGGAAAAAGTCGAATTTGCCTCACTTGTCATTAATGAAACAAATAAACGCGTTCCCATTTTTGTAGGAACTGGGGGGAATAACACAGCAGAAGTCATTTCTCTATCAAAAGAAATGGAGAAGCTGGGAGCAGATGCACTTTCTGTCATTACGCCATATTTTCTGTCGTTAACAGAAGATGAATTATATCATCATTATAAAAAAATTGCTGAATCGGTAAGTACTCCAATATTACTTTATAATATTCCGAAAAATACTGGTATTCACTTAAGCCCGCCATTAGTAGCACGACTGGCTAAGGTGGATAATATAGTAGGAATTAAAGATAGCAGCGGGGACATTGAAAATATTAAAAACTATATTAGCGTGACAAAAGAAGAGGCTTTTTCTGTTTTATCTGGGTCTGATTCTTTAATTTTAAAAGCTTTAGATGAAGGAGCGACAGGAGCAATTGCCGCAACTTCGAACTTATTAACATATATAGATGTTTCTATTTATAAGCATTGGCAAAAGGGAGAAAGACAGGAAGCGGAAGAAGCACAGCAAAGTTTAGAGGAGCTGCGTCGAGTATTAAAACTCGGTTCCACCCCTTCTATCTTAAAAAAGGCAATGGAGCTTGCGCAGATTCCAGTTGGGCCAGCTAGGTATCCAATCTTAGAACCAAAAAGTGATGTAATCGAAGAAATTAACTCGGTAATAGCAGCATATCTACAAAAATATCATCAATTATCGTATGAAGGGGCTGCTATTCATGTACAAAAATAA
- a CDS encoding ketohydroxyglutarate aldolase, giving the protein MYKNNILNRIENTAIMAIVRVETLERAYEIADGCLAGGVDVLEISYTLPNAGEIIKGLNEKYGARLLVGAGTVLDTETARLAILAGAKFIIAPNYKEEVSRICNRYQVPYAPGCTTISEMVDAMESGASMIKAFPISNYYGSQLGTVFKTPIPYMPIMASGGVTIDNIIEWFENGIDCVGIGSLLTKGTSSQIEQNARELVEKLREYRNKK; this is encoded by the coding sequence ATGTACAAAAATAACATTCTTAATAGAATCGAAAATACAGCAATTATGGCAATTGTAAGGGTAGAAACATTAGAACGTGCCTATGAAATTGCAGATGGATGCTTAGCTGGAGGAGTAGATGTATTAGAAATTAGCTACACATTACCAAATGCGGGGGAAATTATAAAGGGGTTAAATGAGAAATATGGTGCTCGTTTACTAGTAGGGGCTGGTACAGTCTTAGATACAGAAACAGCAAGATTAGCGATATTAGCTGGAGCGAAATTTATCATTGCACCAAATTACAAAGAAGAAGTTAGTAGAATATGCAATCGATACCAAGTACCTTATGCTCCAGGCTGTACAACCATTTCGGAGATGGTGGATGCGATGGAATCAGGTGCTTCCATGATTAAAGCATTCCCGATTTCTAATTATTACGGATCCCAGCTTGGAACAGTTTTTAAAACACCGATTCCTTATATGCCTATAATGGCTTCTGGAGGTGTAACGATTGATAATATCATAGAGTGGTTTGAAAATGGAATTGACTGTGTAGGAATCGGTAGTTTGTTAACAAAAGGAACATCATCACAAATTGAACAAAATGCTAGAGAACTTGTAGAAAAATTAAGGGAATATCGAAACAAGAAGTGA
- a CDS encoding BglG family transcription antiterminator, with protein MLDERSYLIIQKIMERPFIEKQNLQEQTKLTQRQIDYSLEKINSWLASHHKKPIEINSYNQISVDYETRELLINEVSNTIPVDEYVLSSEERIQYMFLYLFINIEYLSINHFIDALKVGKTTIMGDLKALAAKLQHRGISLGYNRKQGYHLVGTESEIRYLGLKLIVKELNTNNNTKLFGYFLRENHLESYEQMKQIVLFYSNKHKIHFIENRLTEFIYSFLFLKTRLKTKESVNFIYEWKSVKSTKEYQFAEELLSFYHLQKEDNICYLTAWVLGLTLGEADEYREDFPLIMDLVEHIRMRFESFSGIRFEHPREVSKQIFRHFRSAYYRLLFHLPIVNPLYEKIIEEYNHLFTIVNETMKPLSVLFKHPIPAEEVAYLTIHFASLSRNEKEGKVNKKVGVIVCPNGVGSSSITHTVLKSIFPEFTFLAPIETQQLDKIDVDYDLLFSTVPDIRLFYTKKPVFIVSPVMDIAEKYRLIRDVYTELGNSFFKLPSVELITQIVEKYAVVKEKEQMKRELYEYFAVNEKVELKKEQGPNLSEIISPNLIQLHVLAKNWQDAISLSALPLLQERRITENYIQKMIENARKDGPYMVIMPNVALPHARPADGVNQLSISIAVLNEPVYFDKHTNKPVQFVFCLAAINQEFHLNALSQLVQLLEKEEFYHILKTSNTSEEVFDYICYQEENNIKLVP; from the coding sequence TTGCTAGATGAACGATCATACCTCATTATCCAAAAAATTATGGAACGCCCATTTATAGAAAAGCAAAACTTACAAGAACAAACGAAATTAACGCAAAGACAAATTGATTATAGCCTAGAGAAAATAAATAGCTGGTTAGCATCCCATCATAAAAAACCAATCGAAATAAATAGCTACAACCAAATTTCTGTTGACTATGAAACGAGGGAATTATTAATAAATGAGGTATCAAATACTATTCCAGTTGATGAGTATGTGTTAAGTAGTGAGGAACGGATACAATATATGTTTCTTTATCTTTTCATAAACATAGAGTATCTGTCGATAAACCATTTCATTGATGCTTTAAAGGTTGGCAAAACAACAATAATGGGAGATTTAAAAGCTTTAGCTGCAAAATTACAGCATAGGGGAATTTCTTTGGGATACAATCGGAAACAGGGATATCATTTGGTAGGAACCGAGAGCGAGATACGCTATTTAGGATTAAAGTTAATAGTAAAAGAATTAAATACAAATAATAACACCAAATTATTTGGCTATTTTTTACGAGAAAATCATCTTGAAAGCTACGAGCAAATGAAGCAAATTGTATTATTTTATTCGAATAAACATAAGATTCATTTTATCGAGAACAGGTTAACAGAATTTATTTATTCCTTTTTATTTTTAAAGACAAGATTAAAAACGAAGGAATCTGTTAACTTCATCTATGAATGGAAATCGGTTAAATCTACAAAAGAATATCAGTTTGCAGAAGAGCTATTATCATTTTATCATTTGCAGAAGGAAGATAATATTTGCTACTTAACAGCCTGGGTACTAGGTCTAACATTAGGGGAGGCCGATGAATATCGCGAAGATTTTCCACTTATTATGGACTTGGTTGAACATATCCGCATGCGTTTTGAATCTTTTTCCGGCATTCGCTTTGAACATCCAAGAGAAGTATCTAAGCAAATTTTCCGGCATTTCCGATCTGCCTATTATAGATTGCTTTTTCATTTGCCAATCGTTAATCCACTGTATGAGAAGATTATAGAGGAATACAATCATCTATTTACTATCGTGAATGAAACGATGAAGCCGCTTAGCGTGCTATTTAAACATCCTATTCCCGCCGAAGAAGTAGCCTATTTGACGATTCATTTTGCATCCTTATCCAGGAATGAAAAAGAGGGAAAGGTAAATAAAAAAGTAGGTGTGATTGTTTGTCCAAATGGAGTGGGGAGTTCCTCTATTACGCATACCGTTTTAAAGTCTATTTTTCCCGAGTTCACTTTTTTAGCTCCTATCGAAACACAACAGCTGGATAAAATAGACGTTGATTATGATTTGTTATTTTCTACCGTACCAGATATTCGCTTGTTTTATACGAAAAAACCTGTTTTTATTGTAAGTCCTGTTATGGATATAGCAGAAAAATATCGGTTAATAAGAGATGTTTATACAGAGCTGGGGAATTCCTTTTTTAAATTGCCCAGTGTAGAATTAATTACGCAAATTGTGGAGAAGTATGCTGTAGTGAAAGAAAAAGAGCAAATGAAGCGAGAATTATACGAGTACTTTGCAGTAAATGAAAAAGTAGAGCTAAAAAAAGAGCAGGGACCAAATTTAAGTGAAATTATCTCCCCAAATCTTATTCAATTACATGTATTGGCAAAGAATTGGCAAGATGCCATTTCTTTATCTGCCTTACCATTATTACAAGAAAGAAGAATAACAGAAAATTATATTCAAAAAATGATCGAAAATGCTAGGAAAGATGGTCCTTATATGGTCATCATGCCAAATGTCGCGCTTCCCCATGCAAGACCAGCAGATGGCGTAAATCAATTATCCATAAGTATAGCTGTATTGAATGAGCCAGTATACTTTGATAAACATACTAATAAACCGGTTCAATTTGTCTTCTGTTTGGCAGCGATTAATCAGGAATTTCATTTGAATGCACTTTCACAGTTAGTACAATTGCTGGAAAAAGAGGAATTTTATCATATCTTAAAAACAAGTAATACTTCTGAAGAGGTTTTTGATTATATATGCTACCAGGAAGAAAATAATATAAAGCTAGTGCCATAA
- a CDS encoding AraC family transcriptional regulator, whose product MTEKIIALYRLMDKVETYEDFSYHSHDRYEIYYFHGGECKYLIGDRIYRLQEDDLIIMNGLTLHRAYPEPGAYYERSVIEFSSEWLRPLLNNLNVPELLSPFNQLSNTLFHIKDKEQSAEVKALIKKLAEKVKRSKEENAGDVRFQVGELTAMLMQLLFKVYELSKQQLEHNIHAESDKNLHVKKMIEWIDTHFCEPITLDDIAHHLNISKYYMSRIFKDVTGYTIMQYIMSCRINRAKYLLEIHPDKSILEVSLESGFEDSSHFSRFFRKQMKLTPTEYRNSKAIRMKNTN is encoded by the coding sequence ATGACGGAAAAAATAATCGCACTCTATCGTTTAATGGATAAGGTGGAAACTTATGAAGATTTTAGTTACCACTCTCATGATAGATATGAAATATACTACTTTCATGGGGGAGAATGTAAATATTTAATTGGTGATCGTATTTATCGTTTACAGGAGGATGACTTAATTATTATGAATGGCCTAACATTACATCGAGCCTATCCTGAGCCTGGGGCTTATTATGAGCGCAGTGTGATTGAATTTTCTTCCGAATGGCTGCGGCCACTTTTAAACAATTTAAATGTCCCGGAACTGCTATCGCCATTTAATCAATTGAGCAATACTTTATTTCATATAAAAGATAAAGAACAGTCTGCTGAAGTAAAAGCATTAATAAAGAAATTGGCAGAGAAAGTGAAAAGATCCAAGGAAGAAAACGCAGGCGACGTTCGCTTCCAAGTGGGAGAGTTAACAGCGATGCTGATGCAGCTTTTATTTAAGGTTTATGAGTTAAGTAAGCAGCAGCTTGAACATAATATTCATGCTGAATCTGATAAAAATCTTCATGTCAAAAAAATGATTGAATGGATTGATACGCATTTCTGTGAACCAATCACGTTAGATGATATTGCCCATCATTTAAATATTAGCAAGTATTATATGTCGAGAATTTTTAAAGATGTAACAGGATATACAATTATGCAATATATCATGAGCTGTCGAATAAACCGCGCCAAATATTTACTGGAGATCCATCCAGACAAATCGATTCTTGAAGTATCTCTTGAATCAGGATTTGAAGATTCCTCTCATTTCAGTCGTTTTTTTCGAAAACAAATGAAACTAACTCCTACAGAATACCGTAATAGCAAAGCAATTCGTATGAAAAACACGAATTAA
- a CDS encoding carbohydrate ABC transporter permease, which produces MEDNHVTATETSMYMEAAKKKKKRRTTQWTWYIFLIPSFLGILLFMVYPVIESFRLSFFKSNGTIESFTGLDNFRTVLTSGPFWNAVWNTFFIGIFQVLITIPLGFIFATLINSVGKGKNFFKVIYFLPNVTSIVAAAMIFQFVLHPEMGIVNFALDSMGLPTPGWFSEPSTSKWGVILLAVWHWIGFVIIICLANLQAIPSEMYEAAKIDGASGVQQWLFITIPNMTGTFAFLLITGWIGALQRFNEVYVIGGPNGSPARSIQTMGAFIYERGFTGFEFGIASAATYIMFIIILIFTFINLKISKMKI; this is translated from the coding sequence ATGGAAGACAATCATGTTACGGCTACGGAAACCAGTATGTACATGGAGGCTGCGAAGAAGAAAAAGAAAAGAAGAACGACACAATGGACATGGTATATTTTCTTAATTCCTAGTTTTTTAGGGATTTTGCTGTTTATGGTTTATCCAGTTATCGAATCATTTAGATTAAGTTTTTTTAAATCAAATGGGACAATAGAAAGCTTTACTGGTTTAGATAATTTCCGCACAGTCTTAACATCAGGACCATTTTGGAATGCTGTATGGAACACTTTTTTTATCGGAATATTTCAAGTCCTAATCACCATTCCCTTAGGCTTCATTTTTGCTACCTTAATTAACTCTGTTGGAAAGGGAAAGAATTTCTTTAAAGTCATCTACTTCTTGCCCAATGTTACTTCAATTGTTGCTGCGGCCATGATCTTTCAATTTGTTTTACATCCAGAAATGGGAATTGTTAATTTTGCGTTAGACTCTATGGGTCTGCCGACTCCAGGGTGGTTTTCTGAACCTAGTACTTCTAAATGGGGCGTTATACTGCTAGCTGTTTGGCATTGGATTGGCTTTGTTATCATTATATGTCTTGCTAATCTTCAAGCAATTCCATCAGAAATGTATGAAGCTGCAAAAATTGATGGAGCAAGTGGGGTGCAGCAGTGGCTATTCATTACGATTCCTAATATGACGGGGACATTTGCATTCTTATTAATAACGGGCTGGATTGGAGCTCTGCAACGTTTTAATGAGGTGTATGTAATCGGTGGACCAAATGGAAGCCCTGCTCGTTCCATTCAAACAATGGGAGCCTTTATTTACGAGCGTGGGTTTACCGGTTTTGAATTCGGGATCGCCTCAGCTGCCACATATATTATGTTCATTATTATTTTAATTTTTACGTTTATCAACTTAAAAATATCGAAAATGAAAATCTAA
- a CDS encoding carbohydrate ABC transporter permease codes for MKNTISMKKLERMTAIIKYIVLFVFGIVLMAPFVWMISVGFDRTANIVMPFPPRLIPEAISSFNYGIVFENGRLIQAYVNSAIVTVSSVFLSVSASLLAGYAFSKGKFKGKRVLFIIVLCTLMIPMEPRLIPLYTFFNQLGLLNTFWPLILPSVISGMLIFLCKQFFDQLPDTLREAAQIDGAGEFKIFFRVYLPLAGPIAATMVILSFIWSWNDFMWPLVVINDLNLQTIPLYLASFSLENGSSLGGLTMALATVSVLPIVIVYLFLQKYIIQSIALSGVKGE; via the coding sequence ATGAAAAATACAATCTCCATGAAAAAGCTGGAAAGAATGACAGCCATTATAAAGTATATTGTTCTGTTCGTGTTTGGCATTGTTTTGATGGCGCCATTTGTTTGGATGATCAGCGTAGGGTTTGATCGAACAGCTAATATTGTTATGCCTTTTCCACCGAGGCTAATACCAGAAGCTATTTCATCCTTCAATTATGGGATCGTTTTTGAGAATGGAAGACTTATCCAGGCATATGTTAATTCCGCTATTGTAACTGTAAGTTCTGTCTTTTTAAGTGTATCTGCTTCTTTATTAGCGGGGTATGCATTCTCGAAAGGGAAATTCAAAGGAAAAAGAGTCTTGTTTATCATTGTCCTTTGTACATTAATGATCCCAATGGAACCACGGTTAATCCCTTTATATACTTTTTTTAATCAACTTGGCTTATTAAATACTTTTTGGCCCTTAATTCTTCCATCTGTTATTAGTGGAATGCTTATTTTTCTATGTAAACAGTTTTTCGATCAACTGCCAGATACATTAAGGGAAGCGGCACAAATTGACGGGGCGGGAGAATTTAAAATTTTCTTTCGTGTCTACTTGCCGCTGGCAGGTCCGATAGCAGCAACAATGGTCATTTTATCGTTCATTTGGAGCTGGAATGATTTTATGTGGCCATTAGTTGTTATTAATGATTTGAATTTGCAGACGATTCCGCTTTATTTAGCGAGTTTCTCGCTGGAAAATGGGTCTAGTCTCGGCGGGTTAACGATGGCTCTAGCAACAGTAAGTGTATTACCAATTGTCATTGTGTATTTATTTTTACAAAAATATATTATCCAGAGTATTGCCTTAAGTGGTGTCAAAGGGGAATAG